The Acidianus infernus genome window below encodes:
- the rpsJ gene encoding 30S ribosomal protein S10 produces MPTKARIRLWSTNVKDLNYVVTQIKAIVDKTGISMRGPVPLPTKRLEVPVMKLPHGEGRKKWEKWEMSIHKRVIDIAADERVMRQLMRVRVPEDVYIEIELI; encoded by the coding sequence ATGCCTACTAAAGCAAGAATAAGATTATGGAGCACAAACGTTAAAGATCTAAATTACGTTGTAACACAAATAAAGGCTATAGTTGATAAGACCGGAATTAGTATGAGAGGACCAGTGCCCTTGCCTACTAAAAGACTAGAAGTTCCCGTAATGAAATTACCGCACGGGGAAGGAAGGAAGAAATGGGAAAAGTGGGAGATGAGCATTCATAAAAGAGTAATAGACATTGCTGCTGATGAAAGGGTAATGAGGCAATTAATGAGAGTAAGAGTTCCAGAAGACGTATATATTGAAATAGAATTAATTTAG